A genomic region of Arcobacter sp. LA11 contains the following coding sequences:
- a CDS encoding carbon-nitrogen hydrolase family protein, with protein sequence MNLIALQTKTTKDFKQNLKDLKELITSCEDNSFILAPELCLTGFCYERMDEASEFASKAIKKIKKLSKNKTIAITFIERQDLGFFNTLYIFHNKEIIHIQSKHRLFPLGNEPEHFESGKLDNMKILNINGIKVAVLICFEIRFPQYWLKVLGADLILNPSMWGAKRKNHYETMTKALAVANQCYVLAANSADDNMAKSSGIITPWGEEIRDDSKEIISHKMNLEEIKKIRKYIDIGLKKCK encoded by the coding sequence ATGAACTTAATAGCACTACAAACTAAAACAACAAAAGATTTTAAACAAAATCTAAAAGACTTAAAAGAATTAATCACTTCATGTGAAGATAACTCTTTTATCTTAGCTCCAGAACTTTGCCTTACTGGGTTTTGTTATGAACGAATGGATGAAGCTTCGGAATTTGCATCAAAAGCAATAAAAAAGATAAAAAAACTATCAAAAAATAAAACTATTGCTATAACATTTATTGAAAGACAAGACCTTGGTTTTTTTAATACCTTATACATCTTTCATAATAAAGAGATAATTCATATTCAATCAAAACATAGACTTTTCCCACTTGGAAATGAACCTGAACATTTTGAGAGTGGAAAACTTGATAATATGAAAATCTTAAATATCAACGGAATAAAAGTTGCTGTATTAATCTGTTTTGAGATTAGATTTCCTCAATATTGGTTAAAAGTATTAGGAGCAGATTTAATACTAAACCCTTCTATGTGGGGAGCAAAAAGAAAAAATCATTATGAAACTATGACAAAAGCCCTTGCTGTTGCAAACCAATGTTATGTATTAGCAGCAAATAGTGCCGATGATAATATGGCAAAAAGTAGTGGAATTATAACTCCATGGGGAGAAGAAATACGAGATGATTCAAAAGAGATAATTTCACATAAAATGAATTTGGAAGAGATTAAAAAAATTAGAAAATACATAGATATAGGATTAAAAAAATGCAAGTAA
- a CDS encoding methylated-DNA--[protein]-cysteine S-methyltransferase: protein MREYNPIKKNIIATTVIKTPLGDMFCAATNKGICILSFFKQKNLEDQIQRVQKFFKAEAIPAHNKYFDCLQKELDEYFEGKRIDFTVPLQLVGTSFQQSAWKILMSIPYGETISYKEEAALLKNPKAVRAVGSANGKNMISIIIPCHRVIQTGGKLGGYAGGLDKKEALLELENNHSSDIIRKNHSHEH, encoded by the coding sequence ATGAGAGAATATAACCCTATAAAGAAAAATATTATTGCTACAACTGTTATTAAAACACCTTTAGGTGATATGTTCTGTGCTGCTACAAATAAAGGTATTTGTATACTTAGTTTCTTTAAACAAAAAAATCTAGAAGACCAAATACAAAGAGTACAAAAATTCTTCAAAGCAGAAGCTATTCCAGCTCATAATAAGTATTTTGATTGCTTACAAAAAGAGCTTGATGAATATTTTGAAGGTAAAAGAATTGACTTTACTGTTCCCTTACAATTAGTAGGAACTTCTTTTCAACAAAGTGCTTGGAAAATTTTAATGTCAATTCCTTATGGAGAAACAATATCATATAAAGAAGAAGCAGCCTTACTGAAAAATCCAAAAGCAGTAAGAGCAGTAGGAAGTGCAAATGGTAAAAATATGATAAGCATTATAATCCCATGTCATAGAGTAATTCAAACCGGTGGAAAACTAGGAGGATATGCTGGTGGATTAGATAAAAAAGAAGCTCTTCTTGAACTTGAAAATAATCATTCTTCTGATATAATTCGCAAAAATCATAGTCATGAGCATTAA
- a CDS encoding LysE family translocator, translating to MEEFYTVAMLLSIATFTLSTVSTPGPNNIMLLSSGLTFGYKRTIPHMLGIMLGFPFMVLLVGLGLGIVFEKFPVIFTILKVVGILYLFWMAFKIATNKSTLEVKEGEESKPFTFIQSAAFQWVNPKAWIMAITAISIFVTSKDESFTQVVIIALIYLLSSIFSTNAWTAGGVVLKRFVKDEKIVRVLNIIMAILLVASVLPIILE from the coding sequence ATGGAAGAGTTTTACACTGTAGCAATGTTACTTTCAATAGCAACATTTACCTTATCAACTGTATCAACTCCAGGACCAAACAATATCATGCTTTTGTCTTCTGGGCTAACTTTTGGATATAAAAGAACGATTCCTCATATGCTTGGTATCATGTTAGGTTTCCCTTTTATGGTTCTTCTTGTTGGATTAGGACTTGGAATTGTTTTTGAAAAGTTTCCTGTGATATTTACAATTTTAAAAGTAGTTGGAATTTTATATCTATTTTGGATGGCATTTAAAATTGCTACAAATAAAAGTACCTTGGAAGTAAAAGAAGGTGAAGAGAGTAAACCTTTTACTTTTATTCAAAGTGCAGCATTTCAATGGGTAAATCCAAAAGCTTGGATAATGGCCATAACAGCCATATCTATCTTTGTCACATCAAAGGATGAAAGTTTTACACAAGTTGTTATAATAGCTCTTATTTATCTTTTATCGTCTATCTTTTCAACTAATGCATGGACAGCTGGTGGAGTTGTCTTAAAACGTTTTGTAAAAGACGAAAAGATTGTTAGAGTATTAAATATTATAATGGCAATACTTTTAGTTGCTTCTGTATTACCTATTATTTTAGAATAG
- a CDS encoding thioesterase family protein has protein sequence MFTEVIQPRFLETDALGHINNNTYGVWFEAARDQFFRIFVPDLDIKKWNLVIAHSSFDFLKEVFFGREVIVKTGISKIGNSSVDLIHSVYQDGKLCTTGKGIMIHYNLETKKSMAIPDAIRYELEKHMFTTPWPATLNELEVLEKN, from the coding sequence ATGTTTACAGAAGTAATACAGCCACGTTTTTTAGAAACTGATGCTTTAGGGCATATAAATAACAATACTTATGGTGTTTGGTTTGAAGCTGCGCGTGATCAATTTTTCCGTATTTTTGTTCCTGATTTAGATATCAAAAAATGGAATCTTGTTATTGCACACAGTTCTTTTGATTTTTTAAAAGAGGTATTTTTTGGAAGAGAAGTTATAGTTAAAACAGGTATCTCAAAAATAGGAAACTCTTCTGTTGATTTAATTCACTCTGTTTATCAAGATGGAAAGTTATGTACTACAGGAAAAGGAATAATGATTCATTATAATCTAGAAACAAAAAAATCTATGGCTATCCCTGATGCTATTAGATATGAGCTTGAAAAACATATGTTTACAACTCCTTGGCCAGCTACATTGAATGAATTAGAAGTTTTAGAAAAAAATTAA
- a CDS encoding HAMP domain-containing sensor histidine kinase has translation MSYDLIMILLYGITFGIVLMTIVYTFIRYIYSKEILYISYGFMQIFSLVYIFSYSKLYPVSNVLQELSLVFATLCAVVFAIGFYEGKFLPKMVNIKELLFNTFLLNVVILTAFYHYMLFEYLPYTIIYAILFVSVVFNFKQGFKPTIIYVVGWSIFCFLLFVFDFKDYYAQKGYMDIVLVAFAIEAMLFTLSVAYKYSTIQVQSKSYENMLLHQSRLAKSGEMIANITHQFRQPLNNISYILINMRKKFHNKKLDEVYFEKKVNQANEQLDFLSKTIEDFKEFYAPTKEKEDFEIKEAIENSITILSADLKKRNIDIELTFHINENVKIFGIKNELSQVILAILSNANDALKNIEEPYIKIDVNSNNAEVIISIRDNAGGIKKKNLQKIFEPYFSTKEEGTGIGLYLVKLIVEESFEGKIAVENQKQGAVFTLCFEKSI, from the coding sequence TTGAGTTATGATTTAATTATGATTCTTTTATATGGAATAACTTTTGGAATAGTTTTGATGACTATTGTATATACTTTTATAAGATATATTTACTCTAAAGAGATTCTTTATATAAGTTATGGGTTTATGCAAATATTCTCTTTAGTATATATATTCTCTTATAGTAAGTTATATCCTGTCTCAAATGTTTTACAAGAATTATCTTTAGTTTTTGCTACTTTATGTGCAGTTGTTTTTGCTATTGGTTTTTATGAAGGAAAGTTTTTACCTAAGATGGTAAATATAAAAGAGTTGCTTTTTAATACTTTTCTTTTAAATGTAGTAATCTTAACAGCTTTTTATCATTATATGCTTTTTGAATATTTACCATATACAATAATTTATGCAATTTTATTTGTTTCTGTGGTATTTAATTTTAAACAAGGTTTTAAGCCAACAATTATTTATGTAGTGGGTTGGTCTATTTTTTGTTTTCTACTCTTTGTGTTCGATTTTAAAGACTATTATGCGCAAAAAGGATATATGGATATAGTTTTAGTTGCTTTTGCAATTGAAGCAATGCTTTTTACTCTATCTGTAGCATATAAATATAGTACAATCCAAGTACAATCTAAAAGTTATGAAAATATGCTTCTTCATCAATCAAGACTAGCTAAAAGTGGTGAAATGATAGCTAATATTACTCATCAATTTAGACAACCACTAAATAATATCTCATATATTTTAATAAATATGAGAAAGAAATTTCATAATAAAAAACTTGATGAGGTATATTTTGAAAAAAAAGTAAATCAGGCAAATGAACAGTTAGATTTCTTATCTAAAACAATTGAAGATTTCAAAGAATTTTATGCACCTACAAAAGAGAAAGAAGATTTTGAGATAAAAGAAGCAATTGAAAATTCGATTACTATATTAAGTGCAGATTTAAAAAAAAGAAATATAGATATAGAACTTACTTTTCATATAAATGAAAATGTCAAAATTTTTGGAATAAAGAATGAACTTTCACAAGTTATTCTTGCCATTCTTTCTAATGCAAATGATGCTTTAAAGAATATAGAAGAACCGTATATTAAAATTGATGTTAATTCAAATAATGCAGAGGTAATTATTTCTATAAGGGATAATGCTGGTGGAATAAAAAAGAAAAATTTACAAAAAATATTCGAACCATATTTTTCTACAAAAGAGGAAGGTACAGGTATAGGTTTATATTTAGTTAAATTAATTGTAGAAGAGAGTTTTGAAGGTAAAATAGCAGTTGAAAATCAAAAACAGGGAGCAGTTTTTACTCTCTGTTTTGAAAAATCTATTTGA
- a CDS encoding response regulator → MLKDINKNIKILYVEDDDITRENAIEYLENYFEKIYEANNAITALKLYETVSPDIIITDIQMPKLNGLEFVKRIREKDKKVQVIIVTAFSDKDYLFKAIELQLVKYLVKPIKEKELEEALFSCVNSIENDSSNIIKLDKNMLFDIYNKTLLIDDEIIKLRTKELLLLELLLKNKNRYVTYNEIENIVWFDSAMSKDALKTVIKNLKSKLSKDLISNLSGTGYKIEL, encoded by the coding sequence ATGTTAAAAGATATAAATAAAAATATAAAAATTCTATACGTAGAAGATGATGATATAACTAGAGAAAATGCAATTGAATATTTAGAAAACTATTTTGAAAAAATATATGAAGCTAATAATGCAATAACTGCTTTGAAATTATATGAAACAGTTTCCCCTGATATTATCATTACAGATATTCAAATGCCTAAATTAAATGGCTTAGAGTTTGTAAAAAGAATAAGAGAAAAAGACAAGAAAGTACAGGTTATCATAGTTACAGCTTTTTCAGATAAGGATTATTTATTTAAAGCTATAGAATTGCAACTTGTAAAATATTTAGTAAAGCCTATAAAAGAAAAAGAGTTAGAAGAAGCCTTGTTTTCTTGTGTTAATAGTATAGAAAATGATAGTTCAAATATTATAAAGCTTGATAAAAATATGCTTTTTGATATTTATAATAAGACACTTTTAATTGATGATGAGATAATTAAGCTAAGGACTAAAGAACTTCTTTTATTAGAGTTATTACTTAAAAACAAAAATAGGTATGTAACTTACAATGAAATAGAAAATATAGTTTGGTTTGATAGTGCCATGAGTAAAGATGCTTTAAAAACTGTTATAAAAAATTTAAAATCTAAACTTTCAAAAGATTTAATATCTAATCTCTCTGGAACAGGATACAAAATTGAGTTATGA
- a CDS encoding ribonucleotide-diphosphate reductase subunit beta produces the protein MARKTIYNPESTESLNDRRIFGGNPDGMINFTRMKYQWALNLWDTMEGNTWFPKEVQMTGDAKDYKFLAPAEKRMYDLVLSQLIFMDSLQTNNLMDNINPYITVPEINACLSRQSYEEANHSKSYAVMVESISDNTDEIYDMWKNDTQLREKNNYIAAVYDDLAGDITDEKMVLAMFANQILEGLYFYAGFAAMYALGKSGKMLGSSQMIRFIQRDEVTHLLLFQNMINSTRKERPELFTPELEQTVRGMFRKAVDLEASWGAYITQGQILGFTDAIIRQYIEYLADRRLEAVGYAPEYNVKHPIPWVDGYASFNDQRTNFFEGNVVNYSKGSIDFDDF, from the coding sequence ATGGCAAGAAAAACGATATATAACCCAGAATCAACTGAATCACTAAATGATAGAAGAATATTTGGTGGAAACCCAGATGGAATGATTAATTTCACAAGAATGAAATATCAATGGGCATTGAATCTTTGGGATACGATGGAAGGAAACACTTGGTTTCCTAAAGAAGTGCAAATGACAGGTGATGCAAAAGATTATAAGTTTTTAGCACCAGCTGAAAAAAGAATGTATGACCTAGTTTTATCTCAACTTATTTTTATGGATTCTTTACAAACAAATAACCTAATGGATAATATCAATCCATATATCACCGTTCCAGAAATCAATGCTTGTCTTTCAAGACAATCATATGAAGAAGCAAATCACTCAAAATCATACGCAGTTATGGTTGAATCTATTTCTGATAACACAGATGAAATCTATGATATGTGGAAAAATGATACTCAACTAAGAGAAAAAAACAACTATATTGCAGCTGTATATGATGACCTTGCTGGTGATATCACAGATGAGAAAATGGTACTTGCAATGTTTGCAAACCAAATTTTAGAAGGTCTTTACTTCTACGCAGGTTTTGCAGCTATGTATGCCTTAGGAAAATCAGGGAAAATGCTTGGTTCTTCACAAATGATTAGATTTATTCAAAGAGATGAAGTAACACATTTACTTCTGTTCCAAAATATGATTAACTCAACTAGAAAAGAGAGACCAGAACTATTTACTCCTGAGTTAGAGCAAACTGTAAGAGGAATGTTCAGAAAAGCAGTAGATTTAGAAGCTTCATGGGGAGCATATATCACTCAAGGTCAAATCCTAGGTTTCACAGATGCAATTATCAGACAATACATCGAATACCTAGCAGATAGAAGACTAGAAGCAGTTGGATACGCACCAGAATATAACGTAAAACATCCAATACCATGGGTAGATGGTTATGCAAGTTTCAATGACCAAAGAACAAACTTCTTCGAAGGGAATGTAGTAAATTATTCAAAAGGAAGCATCGACTTCGACGATTTCTAA
- a CDS encoding low molecular weight protein-tyrosine-phosphatase, translating to MQVKSIIFVCLGNICRSPLAEGIAKKYAKEYNLDIKIESAGTGNWHIGEAPCPDSIKIGQQNGVDISSQRAQLVQVDDFKNFDLVIGLDDNNVRDLKKLGCKNPLKLGDFGCDGDDVPDPYFFDGFEGFDKVYEMIDTCVKNLIENKVLN from the coding sequence ATGCAAGTAAAATCAATTATATTTGTATGTTTAGGGAATATTTGTAGATCTCCTTTAGCAGAAGGAATTGCAAAGAAATACGCAAAAGAATACAATCTTGATATTAAAATTGAAAGTGCAGGAACTGGGAATTGGCATATAGGGGAAGCACCCTGTCCTGATTCGATTAAAATTGGTCAACAAAATGGCGTAGATATTTCCTCTCAAAGAGCACAACTTGTACAAGTTGATGACTTTAAAAACTTTGATTTAGTTATTGGACTTGATGATAATAATGTTAGAGATTTAAAAAAGCTAGGTTGTAAAAACCCTTTAAAATTAGGTGATTTTGGTTGTGATGGGGATGATGTACCAGACCCATACTTTTTTGATGGCTTTGAAGGTTTTGATAAGGTTTATGAAATGATTGATACTTGCGTAAAAAACCTTATAGAAAATAAGGTTTTAAACTAA
- a CDS encoding EamA family transporter → MKKNDLILAVLVTFIWGINFSVIKLGLASLDPFILSGLRFLFCAIPLVFFIKRPQVHLKYIISYGLLFGVGLWGIVSLGIYFGISAGMASLVLQMSIFFTVILASIMLNETIDISKKLAFAIALLGLTLIITVTDGSVTIIGLILVLIAAVSMSFTNIIIKKAGTKNVFSFMVWASLFSPIPLFILGYITQGNIVFTDFFENLDNIAIFSIVFQVYPTTLFGYWIWNSLLHKYPASSVAPTALLVPIFGLLGSYLIFGEEIGFIKILASFIIISALIVNLYGNRIFIKNYEGV, encoded by the coding sequence ATGAAGAAAAATGATTTAATTTTAGCAGTTTTGGTTACCTTCATTTGGGGCATAAATTTTTCTGTAATTAAGCTAGGACTAGCTTCCCTTGACCCTTTTATACTCTCTGGACTTAGGTTTTTATTTTGTGCTATTCCCTTAGTCTTTTTTATAAAAAGACCACAAGTTCATTTAAAATATATTATCAGTTATGGTCTACTCTTTGGTGTTGGACTTTGGGGAATAGTCTCTTTAGGTATATACTTTGGAATATCAGCTGGAATGGCTTCACTTGTTTTACAAATGAGTATATTTTTTACAGTAATCCTTGCAAGTATAATGTTAAATGAAACAATAGATATTTCTAAAAAACTTGCATTTGCGATTGCATTATTAGGATTAACATTAATTATTACTGTAACAGATGGTTCTGTTACTATAATAGGTCTAATCTTAGTTCTTATTGCAGCTGTATCTATGAGCTTTACAAATATTATAATAAAAAAAGCAGGCACAAAAAATGTATTTTCATTTATGGTATGGGCAAGTTTATTTTCTCCTATTCCATTATTTATATTAGGATATATAACACAAGGAAATATTGTATTTACAGACTTTTTTGAAAACCTTGATAATATAGCCATATTTTCAATAGTGTTCCAAGTCTATCCTACTACACTTTTTGGATATTGGATATGGAATAGTCTATTACATAAATATCCTGCTTCAAGTGTTGCACCAACCGCTCTACTTGTACCTATATTTGGATTATTAGGTTCATATTTAATTTTTGGGGAAGAGATAGGTTTTATAAAAATTCTTGCCTCTTTTATAATCATTTCTGCATTGATTGTTAATCTTTATGGAAATAGAATATTTATAAAAAACTATGAAGGAGTATAA
- a CDS encoding GyrI-like domain-containing protein, whose product MQKRSTYNKNVQIANNTMYYIYEHIDTDINIDDLALEFNLSKFHFHKIFKEIMGVNIYETIKSIRLQKASNLLLTNKYSTITEIANMCGYSSQTSFIRAFKERFHQTPKQWRKGGYKEYSKNILDNSKISYYEKSDFEKIEPKIVKTKAKAMYYIRNKGYITNEVKRVWQKLQAWVYTNDIKEYEEVAIYHDNPAITSHADCFYVAGVIPKDDKDLSNTNLPHFYTPEALYATFEINGKIGDALRFIQWAYHDWLPKSGFETTTNPSYAVFRKNQFLEEDEKFEATYYLPIQYV is encoded by the coding sequence ATGCAAAAAAGAAGTACATATAATAAAAATGTTCAAATAGCAAATAATACTATGTACTATATTTATGAGCATATAGATACGGATATAAATATTGATGATTTAGCTTTAGAGTTTAATCTTAGTAAGTTTCATTTTCATAAAATATTTAAAGAGATAATGGGCGTAAATATTTATGAAACAATAAAATCTATAAGATTACAAAAAGCGTCAAATCTTCTTTTGACTAATAAGTATTCAACTATAACAGAAATTGCAAATATGTGTGGATATAGTTCTCAGACTTCTTTTATCCGAGCTTTTAAAGAGAGGTTTCATCAAACTCCAAAGCAGTGGCGTAAAGGTGGATACAAAGAGTACTCAAAAAATATTTTAGATAATTCAAAAATATCATATTATGAGAAGTCGGATTTTGAAAAAATAGAGCCTAAAATAGTTAAAACAAAAGCTAAGGCTATGTATTATATTAGAAATAAAGGTTATATTACAAATGAAGTCAAAAGAGTATGGCAGAAACTTCAAGCATGGGTCTATACGAATGATATAAAAGAGTATGAAGAAGTTGCAATTTATCATGATAATCCAGCTATTACTTCCCATGCAGATTGTTTTTATGTTGCAGGAGTTATTCCAAAAGATGATAAAGATTTATCAAATACTAATCTTCCTCATTTTTATACTCCAGAGGCCTTATATGCAACTTTTGAGATAAATGGGAAGATTGGTGATGCTCTTAGATTTATCCAATGGGCATATCATGATTGGTTACCAAAAAGTGGATTTGAAACAACTACAAATCCCTCTTATGCAGTATTTAGAAAAAACCAATTTTTAGAAGAAGATGAGAAGTTTGAGGCAACTTATTATTTACCAATTCAATATGTTTAG
- a CDS encoding phosphomannomutase/phosphoglucomutase, whose protein sequence is MVNKSIFREYDIRGIVGDELNQESVKLIGYFLGQKVYEKFKEDSYVAIGYDARTHSPELFSYLASGFNKAGCTVLNMDMVATGVNYFANYQTFEIEGKTIQANASVMITGSHNPSQYNGFKITLDKKPFFGDEIYALGDEIIASNIDIENNDKNYKIDVKSIYIDYIVNEFSHLKGMKEKFIIDCGNGVADTVLTTILDKLELNYDGLYCKPDGSFPNHHPDPSEEKNLKDVIEALKSDYEYGFAYDGDADRIAFLTKKHNVKGDIMALLFAKTMENPTIVGEVKCTQIMYDLINESGTAIMYKTGHSNLKVKLKEVNADLAAEVSGHIFFNDRYFGFDDAIYATFRLLELIYNKMDIDKEIDALPKTFSTEEIKVHTTEEEKFLLIDKLKKLLEDPPADFPTIIDIIDVDGVRVIFNQGWGLVRASNTTPVLVTRFESTIEENAKLYEEKLNNLIAMAQDELNSTTN, encoded by the coding sequence ATGGTAAATAAATCAATCTTTAGAGAGTACGATATTAGAGGTATTGTAGGAGATGAATTAAATCAAGAATCAGTGAAACTTATTGGATATTTTTTAGGACAAAAAGTTTATGAAAAATTTAAAGAAGATTCATATGTAGCTATTGGATACGATGCAAGAACTCATTCACCTGAACTATTCTCTTATTTAGCAAGTGGTTTTAACAAAGCAGGATGTACTGTTTTAAATATGGATATGGTTGCAACTGGTGTTAACTATTTTGCAAACTACCAAACTTTTGAAATAGAGGGAAAAACTATCCAAGCAAATGCCTCTGTTATGATTACAGGAAGTCATAATCCAAGTCAATACAATGGCTTTAAAATAACTCTTGATAAAAAACCTTTCTTTGGTGATGAAATATATGCTCTTGGAGATGAAATTATTGCAAGTAATATAGATATTGAAAACAATGATAAAAACTATAAAATAGATGTGAAATCTATATACATAGATTATATAGTAAATGAATTTTCACACTTAAAAGGTATGAAAGAAAAATTCATCATAGATTGTGGAAATGGAGTAGCAGATACAGTCCTTACAACTATTTTAGATAAATTAGAATTAAACTATGATGGACTTTATTGCAAACCAGATGGAAGCTTTCCAAACCATCATCCAGACCCAAGTGAAGAAAAAAATCTTAAAGATGTAATTGAAGCCCTTAAAAGTGACTATGAATACGGTTTTGCTTATGATGGAGATGCTGATAGAATTGCATTTTTAACTAAAAAGCATAATGTAAAAGGTGATATTATGGCACTTCTTTTTGCAAAGACTATGGAAAACCCAACAATAGTTGGAGAGGTTAAATGTACTCAGATTATGTATGATTTAATCAATGAGTCTGGTACTGCAATTATGTATAAAACAGGACACTCAAATCTAAAAGTAAAACTAAAAGAAGTAAATGCTGACCTTGCAGCAGAAGTATCAGGACATATATTCTTCAATGACAGATATTTTGGTTTTGATGATGCTATTTATGCAACATTTAGATTACTTGAATTAATTTATAACAAAATGGATATTGATAAAGAAATTGATGCTTTACCTAAAACATTTTCAACTGAAGAGATAAAAGTTCATACGACAGAAGAAGAAAAATTTTTACTAATTGATAAATTAAAAAAGCTTCTAGAAGATCCACCAGCAGATTTCCCAACAATTATAGATATTATTGATGTTGATGGAGTTAGAGTAATATTTAATCAAGGATGGGGATTAGTAAGAGCTTCAAATACGACGCCAGTTCTTGTAACAAGATTTGAGTCAACTATTGAAGAAAATGCAAAACTGTATGAAGAAAAATTAAATAATCTAATTGCGATGGCACAAGATGAACTTAATAGCACTACAAACTAA
- a CDS encoding putative quinol monooxygenase, producing MSNIILVVKVKVKEEFTQEVYTFMKALHKLTHELDSGCIQYDLHKVKEEESMFCFIETWENQESLDEHMQKGHFKNFMEFTDGKVEEIKIDFLEKYVE from the coding sequence ATGAGTAATATAATTTTAGTAGTTAAAGTAAAAGTTAAAGAAGAGTTTACTCAAGAAGTTTACACATTTATGAAAGCTTTGCATAAATTAACACATGAACTAGATAGTGGATGTATTCAGTATGATTTACATAAAGTAAAAGAAGAAGAATCGATGTTTTGTTTTATAGAAACTTGGGAAAATCAAGAGTCTTTAGATGAACACATGCAAAAAGGTCATTTTAAAAACTTTATGGAGTTTACAGATGGTAAAGTTGAAGAGATAAAAATAGATTTTCTAGAAAAATATGTGGAATAA
- a CDS encoding OmpA family protein, translating into MSTEKKVLFLFLTLIILIVTCVYTHVDDLKTEENTTVDTSVESDSFLIIDAIKEKVKSFISPVEEEITQEKVIQEEIPVIEKAEKSANLDKTIETQTVQEDTTTENKISEENITDSSNKNESNTEVVDAQEKIENTEQETIENVVEEEKIEEPVKPLITTDKRYTRTGDEKNIENLSEEAQLLQIKMNEFVKENPIIFKRGSNKITRSSNKTIKSVVEALKEFPTMKIEVAGHTDAIGAAAFNKTISEQRAISVKKRLVYYGVEANRIKARGYGEDIPLVKNSKNGYSKINRRVEFNIIEE; encoded by the coding sequence ATGAGCACAGAAAAGAAAGTACTTTTTTTATTTTTAACATTGATTATCTTAATTGTTACGTGCGTATATACGCATGTAGATGATTTAAAAACAGAAGAAAATACTACTGTTGATACATCAGTAGAATCTGACTCTTTTTTAATTATTGATGCAATAAAAGAAAAGGTAAAATCATTTATTTCTCCTGTAGAGGAAGAAATTACTCAAGAAAAAGTTATTCAAGAAGAAATTCCTGTTATAGAAAAAGCAGAAAAATCTGCAAATCTTGATAAAACTATAGAAACTCAAACGGTTCAAGAAGATACAACAACTGAGAATAAAATATCTGAAGAAAATATAACAGATAGTTCAAATAAAAATGAGTCAAATACAGAAGTAGTAGATGCTCAAGAAAAAATAGAAAATACTGAACAAGAAACTATAGAAAATGTTGTTGAAGAGGAAAAAATAGAAGAACCTGTAAAACCATTGATAACTACTGATAAAAGATATACTAGAACAGGTGATGAAAAAAATATAGAAAACTTATCTGAAGAAGCTCAACTTCTTCAAATCAAAATGAATGAATTTGTAAAAGAAAATCCTATTATTTTTAAAAGAGGAAGTAATAAGATTACAAGGTCTAGTAATAAAACGATTAAATCTGTAGTAGAGGCTTTAAAAGAGTTTCCAACTATGAAAATAGAAGTTGCAGGTCATACTGATGCAATTGGTGCAGCAGCCTTTAATAAAACAATTTCAGAACAACGGGCAATAAGTGTTAAGAAAAGACTTGTTTACTATGGTGTAGAAGCTAATAGAATCAAAGCAAGAGGTTATGGTGAAGATATTCCATTAGTTAAAAATAGTAAAAATGGATATTCTAAGATAAATAGAAGAGTAGAATTTAACATAATTGAGGAATAA